The following proteins are co-located in the Pseudomonas sp. ATCC 13867 genome:
- a CDS encoding ATP-binding cassette domain-containing protein, which yields MQANAATPTSASADVAAAAVVIEDVDKHFGDVKALRGLSARIHYGRLTGLVGPDGAGKTTLMRILTGLLVPNAGHVTLAGYDVVKDNDAIHVASGYMPQRFGLYEDLSVMENMRLYAQLRGMDADRNADLFAELLDFTRLGPFTKRLAGKLSGGMKQKLGLACALMARPKVLLLDEPGVGVDPVSRQDLWRMVQALTDEGMAVVWSTAYLDEAERCESVLLLNQGQLLFAGPPQQLTAQLEGRSFRLEDVGAERRAVLTQALDLPTVSDGVIQGAGVRVVLREGADAGQLQALSDQAQVRLAQVPARFEDAFIDLLGGGPGGTSTLAERLPPVELGFDIAVSCRNLTKRFGEFTATDNVSFEVQKGEIFGLLGPNGAGKSTTFKMLCGLLKPTAGEAHVVGHDLRRATGAAKSRLGYMAQKFSLYGLLSVQQNLEFSAGVYGLEGNTRRERIEEMIATFDLGDWLSATPDSLPLGHKQRLALACSLMHRPPVLFLDEPTSGVDPITRREFWTHINGLARKGVTIMVTTHFMDEAEYCDRVAMLSRAQLIALDTPDALKRSAISPERPDPTMEDAFIHLVESADREMEAAI from the coding sequence ATGCAGGCGAACGCCGCCACGCCGACAAGCGCAAGCGCGGATGTCGCTGCCGCTGCCGTCGTCATCGAAGACGTGGACAAGCATTTCGGCGACGTAAAGGCGCTGCGGGGCTTGAGTGCGCGCATCCACTATGGGCGGCTGACGGGTCTGGTCGGCCCCGACGGCGCTGGCAAGACGACGCTGATGCGGATTCTGACCGGCCTCCTGGTGCCGAACGCCGGCCACGTCACCTTGGCAGGCTATGACGTGGTCAAGGACAACGACGCCATCCACGTCGCCAGCGGCTACATGCCGCAACGCTTTGGCCTGTACGAAGACCTGTCGGTGATGGAGAACATGCGCCTGTATGCGCAGTTGCGCGGCATGGATGCGGACCGCAACGCCGATCTGTTTGCCGAGCTGCTGGACTTCACGCGGCTCGGACCCTTCACCAAGCGCTTGGCCGGCAAGCTTTCCGGCGGTATGAAGCAGAAGCTGGGCCTTGCCTGTGCGCTCATGGCGCGGCCCAAGGTGCTGCTGCTGGACGAGCCGGGCGTGGGTGTCGACCCGGTAAGCCGCCAGGATTTGTGGCGCATGGTGCAGGCGCTGACCGACGAGGGCATGGCCGTGGTCTGGTCCACCGCCTATCTCGACGAAGCCGAGCGCTGCGAGAGCGTGCTGTTGCTGAACCAGGGACAGCTCCTGTTCGCTGGCCCGCCGCAGCAACTCACCGCGCAGCTCGAAGGCCGCAGTTTCCGTCTGGAAGACGTCGGTGCCGAGCGCCGAGCGGTCCTGACCCAGGCACTCGACCTACCCACCGTGAGCGATGGCGTGATCCAAGGCGCCGGCGTGCGCGTGGTGTTGCGCGAGGGCGCGGACGCAGGGCAGCTCCAGGCCCTGTCCGATCAGGCGCAGGTGCGGCTGGCGCAGGTGCCTGCGCGCTTCGAAGACGCCTTCATCGATCTGCTCGGTGGCGGCCCCGGCGGCACGTCGACGCTGGCCGAGCGTCTGCCGCCGGTTGAGCTGGGTTTCGACATTGCCGTGTCGTGCCGAAACCTCACCAAGCGCTTCGGCGAGTTCACCGCCACCGACAACGTCAGCTTCGAGGTGCAAAAGGGCGAAATCTTCGGCCTGCTCGGCCCCAACGGTGCCGGCAAGTCCACCACCTTCAAGATGCTGTGCGGCCTGTTGAAACCCACTGCTGGCGAAGCGCATGTGGTTGGCCATGATCTGCGCCGCGCCACCGGCGCAGCCAAGAGCCGGCTCGGCTACATGGCGCAGAAGTTTTCGCTCTACGGCCTGCTCTCGGTGCAGCAGAACCTGGAGTTCTCGGCCGGCGTCTACGGGCTGGAAGGCAACACCCGGCGCGAGCGCATCGAGGAAATGATCGCCACCTTCGATCTGGGCGACTGGCTGTCCGCCACGCCTGATTCCCTGCCGCTGGGACACAAGCAGCGCCTGGCCTTGGCCTGTTCGCTCATGCACCGGCCGCCCGTGCTGTTCCTGGATGAGCCCACGTCGGGCGTGGACCCCATTACCCGGCGCGAATTCTGGACCCACATCAACGGCCTGGCGCGCAAGGGCGTGACCATCATGGTCACCACCCACTTCATGGACGAGGCCGAGTACTGCGACCGCGTCGCCATGCTGTCGCGTGCGCAACTGATTGCGCTGGATACGCCCGACGCACTCAAACGTTCGGCGATCAGCCCCGAACGACCCGACCCGACGATGGAGGACGCCTTCATTCACCTGGTGGAGTCCGCTGACCGCGAAATGGAGGCCGCCATATGA
- a CDS encoding ABC transporter permease, producing MSAAAPHKDAGGSMQADLRRFDLRRLIALVTKESYQALRDPSTLLIAFVLPVVLLLLFAYAVSLDAKDVRVGVVLESPGASAQSLAAAFSGTRFLDTHFAHDRREVADQLVSGDLRGYVVIPQDFEQRLALRGSEPLVQIVTDGSYPNTANYVENYARGVVQSWRAGLDVGAPAQSVMLEPRYWFNPELESRRALIPGAIAIVMTIIGTMLTALVVAREWERGTMEAVLSTPASVAEILVGKLLPYFALGMLSTLGAAALAVFVFGVPMRGSLLSLLLLSAVFMVPALGQGLLISSLARNQFLAAQIALFTGFLPAFMLSGFLYEIDAMPAPIRAITLVVPARYFVDSLKTVFLAGDIWALFLPNLAAMAAIGVLFFVIAKRATRKNLE from the coding sequence ATGAGCGCCGCTGCACCTCACAAGGACGCGGGTGGTTCGATGCAGGCCGACTTGCGCCGCTTTGACCTGCGACGCCTCATCGCCCTGGTCACCAAGGAAAGCTACCAGGCGCTGCGCGATCCCTCGACGCTGCTGATCGCGTTCGTGCTGCCGGTGGTATTGCTGCTGCTGTTCGCCTATGCGGTGTCGCTGGATGCGAAGGATGTCCGTGTCGGCGTGGTCCTGGAGTCGCCCGGCGCATCGGCACAGTCGCTGGCCGCAGCGTTTTCGGGCACCCGCTTCCTGGATACGCACTTCGCTCATGACCGACGCGAAGTGGCCGACCAACTGGTCTCAGGCGACCTGCGCGGCTACGTGGTGATCCCGCAGGATTTCGAGCAGCGCCTGGCCCTCCGTGGCAGCGAGCCGCTGGTGCAGATCGTCACCGATGGCTCCTACCCCAATACCGCCAACTACGTCGAGAACTACGCCCGTGGCGTGGTCCAGTCGTGGCGTGCCGGGCTGGACGTCGGAGCACCAGCGCAGTCCGTCATGCTGGAGCCGCGCTACTGGTTCAACCCCGAGCTGGAAAGCCGACGCGCACTGATTCCCGGCGCCATCGCCATCGTCATGACCATCATCGGCACCATGCTGACTGCACTGGTGGTGGCGCGTGAATGGGAGCGCGGCACCATGGAGGCAGTGCTGTCCACGCCGGCCTCGGTGGCTGAAATCCTGGTCGGCAAGCTGCTGCCGTACTTCGCGCTCGGCATGCTGTCCACGCTGGGCGCAGCGGCGCTGGCGGTGTTCGTGTTCGGCGTCCCGATGCGCGGCTCCTTGCTGTCCCTGTTGCTCTTGTCGGCGGTGTTCATGGTGCCGGCGCTGGGTCAGGGTCTGCTGATCTCGTCGCTGGCACGTAACCAGTTCCTGGCCGCGCAGATCGCGCTGTTCACGGGCTTCCTGCCGGCCTTCATGTTGTCGGGCTTTCTGTACGAGATCGACGCCATGCCGGCACCGATCCGCGCCATCACCTTGGTGGTTCCGGCGCGCTACTTCGTCGATTCGCTGAAGACGGTGTTCCTGGCCGGCGACATCTGGGCCCTGTTCCTGCCCAACCTCGCCGCCATGGCGGCGATCGGGGTGCTGTTCTTCGTGATCGCCAAGCGCGCCACGCGCAAGAACCTGGAGTGA
- a CDS encoding ABC transporter permease, whose translation MLTSAFSFTRLRAQFIKEVLSVLRDPRSRMVVFVPPILQLLVFAFAATLEVRNVDIAVYDQDAGRWSHELVQRLDSARFITRVRHVDSQQQLHELIDRGEVIAALAIPVDFSRSIAAGESGRAQVLVDGRRSNSGQITVAYLSTIAADVGAEVVPDAQAPTPVVVRHWFNPNLVYRWFIVPGLTGILALFSALLITSLSIARERELGTFDQLLVSPTSTPEIIISKSLPALAIGTALGLFMISAGVFLFGIPFTGSFALLLASLVLFILSVVGIGLMISAVSMTQQQAILGAFAIGVPAVLMSGFATPVENMPVVLQWLAQAIPLTHFLIIVEGSFLKAMPPGDILASLWPLAVIALATLTMATVFVRGRLQ comes from the coding sequence ATGTTGACTTCCGCATTCTCGTTCACCCGCCTGCGCGCCCAGTTCATCAAGGAAGTGCTCAGCGTCCTGCGTGACCCGCGCAGCCGCATGGTGGTGTTCGTGCCGCCGATCCTGCAGTTGCTGGTGTTCGCCTTTGCCGCGACGCTGGAAGTGCGCAACGTCGATATCGCCGTCTACGATCAGGATGCGGGGCGGTGGTCGCACGAGTTGGTACAGCGCCTGGACAGCGCCCGCTTCATCACCCGCGTGCGGCATGTCGACAGCCAGCAGCAGCTCCACGAGCTGATCGACCGTGGCGAGGTGATCGCCGCGCTCGCCATTCCCGTGGATTTCTCGCGCTCCATCGCCGCCGGCGAAAGTGGCCGCGCGCAGGTACTGGTCGATGGCCGGCGCAGCAACTCCGGGCAGATCACCGTGGCCTATCTGTCCACCATCGCCGCCGATGTCGGCGCCGAGGTCGTTCCCGACGCCCAGGCACCAACGCCCGTGGTCGTGCGCCACTGGTTCAACCCGAATCTGGTCTACCGCTGGTTCATCGTGCCCGGCCTCACGGGCATCCTGGCGCTGTTCAGCGCGCTGCTCATCACCTCGCTGTCGATCGCGCGCGAACGTGAACTCGGCACCTTCGACCAGTTGCTGGTATCGCCCACCTCGACGCCCGAGATCATCATTTCCAAGTCACTGCCGGCACTCGCAATTGGCACCGCGCTGGGCCTGTTCATGATCAGCGCGGGCGTATTCCTGTTCGGCATCCCGTTTACGGGCTCGTTTGCGCTCCTGCTCGCTAGTCTGGTGCTGTTCATCCTGTCGGTGGTCGGCATCGGTCTGATGATTTCCGCGGTCAGCATGACGCAGCAGCAGGCCATCCTGGGGGCGTTCGCCATCGGCGTGCCGGCGGTTCTGATGTCCGGTTTCGCCACGCCGGTTGAAAACATGCCCGTCGTCCTGCAATGGCTGGCCCAGGCCATTCCGCTGACCCACTTCCTCATCATCGTCGAAGGCAGCTTTCTCAAGGCCATGCCGCCCGGCGACATTCTCGCCAGCCTGTGGCCGCTGGCGGTCATCGCCCTAGCCACGCTGACGATGGCCACCGTATTCGTCCGAGGACGCCTGCAATGA
- a CDS encoding efflux transporter outer membrane subunit encodes MKSKPCTPFLRATITGLTPGRARPLALALSCVLLTACASVGPDYREPPPVDVGSGWSLPLASESQSTDLSQWWSALDDPILDRLMATALAQNLDLRQAAARIDEARALRDRVAGEALPTAAAGASVNRRRQSENGPLPVGSIPGLDATQTIYDAGFDAAWEADLFGARRRALEGASARLQATEADAQGVRMRIVAEVARTWFTAVGARYELHAQQATLDTLQQTLELVRLRHALGDASAADVEAAYAQWTAVNALIPDIQVRQRAAVLGLGVLLGAPPERELALLDGPLTPSTLRALPVGERAEMLRRRPDVLAAERRLAASSADIGVATAELFPKLSIGIGGGFQALSTGDWFDASSSRFSILPLISWRLFDGGRVRAEIRAREAAERQAALAYEQAVLTALGDAERALGDYHGGLDTLERRGMALDAARTSYGHAKARYAAGDIALVELLAAQRSLHEAETAAARAHTNAAVQLVALYKALGGGWDVSTTASTATHPQRGAAATVAFSSR; translated from the coding sequence ATGAAATCCAAGCCCTGCACTCCCTTTCTTCGCGCTACCATCACCGGCCTGACCCCTGGGCGCGCGCGTCCGCTCGCGCTGGCCTTGTCCTGCGTGCTGCTGACCGCCTGCGCAAGCGTGGGCCCTGACTACCGCGAGCCGCCGCCGGTCGACGTCGGCAGCGGCTGGAGCTTGCCGTTGGCAAGCGAATCCCAGTCCACAGACTTGAGCCAATGGTGGTCTGCACTGGACGATCCCATCCTCGATCGCCTGATGGCCACGGCGCTGGCACAGAACCTGGATCTGCGCCAGGCTGCGGCACGCATCGATGAGGCACGCGCCCTGCGCGATCGTGTGGCCGGCGAGGCATTGCCCACCGCCGCCGCTGGCGCGAGCGTCAACCGGCGCCGTCAAAGCGAGAACGGACCCCTGCCCGTAGGCTCCATCCCCGGTCTTGACGCCACGCAGACCATCTACGACGCGGGCTTCGACGCGGCCTGGGAGGCCGACTTGTTCGGGGCCAGGCGGCGCGCCCTGGAGGGCGCCAGCGCTCGCCTGCAGGCGACCGAAGCCGATGCACAGGGAGTACGCATGCGCATCGTGGCCGAGGTCGCGCGCACCTGGTTCACCGCCGTCGGCGCCCGCTACGAGTTGCACGCACAACAGGCCACACTGGATACGCTGCAGCAAACCTTGGAATTGGTGCGCCTGCGGCATGCGCTGGGCGACGCGTCGGCCGCCGACGTGGAGGCGGCGTACGCCCAATGGACAGCAGTCAACGCGCTCATCCCGGATATCCAGGTGCGTCAGCGCGCCGCAGTGCTCGGCCTGGGCGTGCTGCTGGGCGCGCCGCCGGAGCGGGAGCTGGCACTGCTGGATGGCCCCTTGACGCCGAGCACGCTGCGGGCGCTGCCGGTGGGCGAGCGCGCAGAGATGCTGCGCCGGCGCCCGGACGTGCTGGCTGCGGAACGTCGCCTGGCAGCGAGTTCCGCCGACATCGGCGTGGCCACGGCCGAACTGTTCCCCAAACTCTCCATCGGTATCGGCGGCGGGTTCCAAGCGCTCAGCACGGGCGATTGGTTCGATGCATCCAGCTCGCGTTTTTCCATCCTGCCGCTGATTTCCTGGCGCCTGTTCGACGGCGGCCGTGTGCGCGCCGAAATTCGGGCACGCGAGGCGGCCGAGCGGCAGGCCGCGCTGGCCTATGAGCAGGCGGTGCTGACGGCGCTGGGCGACGCCGAGCGCGCGCTGGGCGACTACCACGGCGGGCTAGACACGCTTGAGCGCCGCGGTATGGCACTGGATGCCGCGCGCACCAGCTACGGCCACGCCAAGGCGCGCTATGCGGCAGGCGACATTGCGCTGGTCGAACTGCTGGCTGCCCAGCGCAGCCTGCACGAGGCCGAAACCGCAGCCGCACGCGCGCATACCAACGCCGCCGTGCAACTGGTGGCGCTGTACAAGGCCCTTGGTGGCGGCTGGGACGTATCCACGACGGCATCGACCGCAACCCATCCGCAGCGGGGCGCTGCCGCCACCGTCGCGTTTTCAAGCCGTTGA
- a CDS encoding YgaP family membrane protein, whose protein sequence is MQINVGSLDRIVRIVVGLVLLSLPLWLDSSWRWLGLIGFMPLITGLAGRCPGYRLLGLSTCPIQKKKPE, encoded by the coding sequence ATGCAAATCAACGTTGGAAGTCTCGACCGCATTGTCCGCATCGTCGTCGGACTGGTTCTGCTCAGCCTCCCGCTGTGGCTGGATTCATCCTGGCGTTGGCTGGGACTCATTGGATTCATGCCGCTCATCACCGGCCTGGCTGGCCGCTGTCCGGGCTACCGTCTGCTTGGCCTGAGCACTTGCCCGATACAAAAGAAAAAACCGGAGTGA
- a CDS encoding MBL fold metallo-hydrolase RNA specificity domain-containing protein produces the protein MKLHFLGAAREVTGSCFLVEALNVRFLVDCGMVQGGRTAAARNHGPFPFDPASIDFVLLTHAHIDHSGLLPKLTRAGFKGAIYATPATVDLLGVMLPDSAHIQESDAKRNAQRLRGKDALPPLYTLQDASDCLQQVRGIEYDREFAPRVGVRARFRDAGHILGSAIIEVWVTEHGDPTKLVFSGDLGQPGRPILRDPTTIEDADILVIESTYGNRQHKDFSATEEEMIGIVEKTLFERGGNVIVPAFAVGRTQEILYHLHRLTCEGRLRQPKVFVDSPMATQATRITREHLELFDEQAKRLAGWHARGENLPYLNFTASAEESMALNRIRSGAIIISASGMCDAGRIRHHLRHNLPRRECSILFPGFQAQGTLGRRLIEGAERVRIFGEDIPVRAAIHSVDGLSAHADQKALLDWARGFIHPPAQTFVVHGELSAAQTFAELLQQQLGWQVTVPEHGHALRWPDFLARE, from the coding sequence ATGAAACTGCATTTTCTGGGCGCTGCGCGCGAAGTCACCGGGTCGTGTTTCTTGGTGGAAGCGCTCAACGTACGCTTCCTGGTGGATTGCGGCATGGTTCAGGGCGGCCGCACGGCGGCGGCGCGCAACCATGGGCCATTCCCGTTCGACCCGGCGTCGATTGATTTCGTGCTCCTGACCCATGCCCATATCGACCATAGTGGGCTATTGCCCAAACTCACGCGCGCCGGGTTCAAGGGGGCCATCTACGCCACTCCCGCCACGGTTGATCTGCTGGGCGTGATGCTGCCCGACAGTGCCCACATCCAGGAGAGCGATGCAAAACGCAATGCGCAGCGACTCCGCGGAAAGGACGCACTGCCGCCGCTGTATACGCTGCAGGATGCCAGCGACTGCTTGCAGCAGGTGCGAGGCATCGAATACGACCGGGAGTTCGCGCCCCGCGTCGGGGTGCGCGCCCGATTCCGCGATGCCGGGCACATTCTTGGGTCGGCCATCATCGAGGTCTGGGTCACCGAACATGGCGACCCGACAAAGCTCGTTTTCAGTGGCGACCTCGGCCAGCCGGGGCGCCCGATACTGCGCGACCCGACAACCATCGAGGACGCCGACATCCTCGTCATCGAGTCCACCTACGGCAACCGCCAGCACAAGGATTTCTCGGCGACCGAAGAGGAAATGATCGGCATCGTCGAAAAGACATTGTTCGAACGCGGCGGCAATGTCATCGTGCCGGCCTTCGCGGTCGGCCGAACCCAGGAAATCCTTTATCACCTGCACCGACTCACCTGCGAGGGGCGGCTGCGGCAACCGAAGGTATTCGTCGATTCGCCGATGGCCACGCAGGCCACGCGCATCACGCGCGAGCATCTCGAACTGTTCGACGAACAGGCGAAGCGGTTGGCCGGCTGGCACGCGCGCGGCGAGAACCTCCCATACCTGAATTTCACAGCGAGCGCTGAGGAGTCCATGGCGCTGAACCGGATCCGCTCCGGGGCCATCATCATTTCTGCCAGCGGCATGTGCGATGCGGGACGCATCCGGCACCACCTGCGGCACAACTTGCCACGCCGCGAATGCAGCATCTTGTTTCCCGGTTTCCAGGCGCAGGGGACGCTTGGCCGGCGCCTGATCGAGGGGGCCGAACGCGTGCGCATCTTCGGTGAGGACATTCCGGTACGTGCTGCGATCCACAGCGTGGATGGCCTCTCGGCGCATGCCGACCAAAAGGCGTTGCTGGATTGGGCTCGGGGTTTTATTCACCCCCCGGCGCAAACCTTCGTGGTGCATGGGGAACTGTCCGCCGCCCAGACCTTCGCCGAACTCTTGCAACAGCAACTCGGCTGGCAGGTCACGGTGCCCGAGCATGGTCATGCGCTGCGCTGGCCGGACTTTCTGGCGCGCGAGTGA
- a CDS encoding TIGR00730 family Rossman fold protein — translation MKPAEDLDERLRAIRESPTYRLAYEDIELLGQEELRPLRLQLELLKPDRILHEQGIRSTVVVFGSARVSDAETAEARLGALERQARVTPEDVGLRQELARANRRVEQARHYEQARRFSGLISARFQQQNRRDFVVVTGGGPGIMEAANRGAFEVGARSIGLNITLPHEQAPNPYMCPNLAFRFHYFALRKMHFLLHAKGLVAFPGGYGTLDELFEVLTLIQTEKMQRIPVVLVGRAFWRRVVDFDLLLDEGYVSPSDLDLFTCVDEAEEIVSALERFYVNRAAGDGAT, via the coding sequence ATGAAGCCCGCCGAAGATCTCGATGAACGCCTGCGCGCCATCCGCGAGTCGCCAACGTACCGTCTTGCGTACGAAGACATCGAGCTGCTTGGCCAGGAAGAACTGCGGCCGCTGCGACTGCAGCTCGAACTGCTCAAGCCTGACCGCATCCTGCACGAGCAAGGCATTCGCTCGACGGTAGTGGTCTTCGGCAGCGCACGCGTGAGCGATGCCGAGACGGCAGAAGCCCGTCTTGGCGCGCTGGAGCGTCAGGCGCGCGTCACTCCGGAGGATGTCGGGCTGAGGCAAGAGCTTGCCCGAGCCAATCGCCGGGTCGAACAGGCACGCCACTACGAGCAAGCGCGGCGTTTCTCGGGCCTTATTTCGGCGCGTTTCCAGCAGCAAAACCGCCGTGATTTCGTCGTCGTCACCGGGGGTGGGCCCGGCATCATGGAGGCCGCCAACCGCGGTGCTTTCGAGGTCGGCGCACGTTCGATTGGCCTCAACATCACGCTGCCCCACGAACAGGCACCCAACCCCTACATGTGCCCAAATTTGGCGTTCCGATTCCACTATTTCGCGCTGCGCAAGATGCACTTCTTGTTGCACGCCAAGGGCTTGGTGGCCTTCCCCGGTGGCTATGGAACGCTCGATGAGCTGTTCGAGGTGCTCACCTTGATCCAGACCGAAAAGATGCAGCGTATCCCGGTGGTGCTGGTCGGCCGTGCATTCTGGCGTCGCGTAGTTGATTTCGATCTTCTGCTCGACGAAGGCTATGTCTCTCCATCCGATCTGGACTTGTTCACCTGCGTAGACGAAGCCGAGGAAATCGTTAGTGCCCTCGAACGCTTTTACGTCAACAGGGCAGCAGGCGATGGGGCGACATGA
- a CDS encoding lipid A deacylase LpxR family protein: MIGVDGYCRSLCGTKVQQSMQCATLLIAFALFSPISAFGSDFSLSANPTSCSPGQSLRLRGGTLRLENDLFTGSDRNYTNGVALTAVSRDLQGGLRPECLPQPIGLYARFIGWADPGFWHDAGAHSSSQNLVVRFGQAMYTPENKTRTDVIPDDRPYAGLLYLGLAWNRRIHPQAASYEMLDVRELTLGVIGPWSLAEQSQDLVHRARGIERFRGWDNQLRNEPAFQMAMERKFKPYTEGAVRPGWGSDVIGSYALRVGNIETAASTGVEFRAGWNIPNDFGSYPIRPGAENRPPSGVADLRTTTPQSVLAPKPGAHVFLNLEGKAVAWDFSLDGNMFRNSHHVSRRPWVAQAALGISSQWIVAGRGVRLAVMRVWRTREFDQQAGYHAFGSIALSLEF, translated from the coding sequence ATGATCGGCGTCGACGGGTATTGCCGGAGCCTGTGCGGCACCAAGGTGCAGCAGTCGATGCAGTGCGCCACCTTGTTGATTGCCTTTGCATTGTTCAGCCCGATTTCTGCTTTCGGTTCCGACTTCTCGCTCTCTGCAAATCCTACCTCCTGCTCGCCAGGGCAATCCCTGCGCTTGCGGGGCGGCACCCTGCGTCTGGAGAACGATTTGTTCACCGGCTCCGATCGCAACTACACCAACGGTGTCGCGCTAACAGCAGTCTCACGCGATCTGCAAGGCGGGCTCCGTCCGGAGTGCCTGCCCCAGCCGATTGGTTTGTATGCCCGCTTCATCGGCTGGGCTGATCCAGGCTTCTGGCACGACGCCGGCGCCCACTCGTCGTCGCAAAACCTCGTTGTGCGCTTTGGCCAAGCCATGTACACGCCCGAGAACAAGACGCGCACCGATGTGATTCCAGATGACCGACCGTACGCTGGTTTGCTCTACCTGGGTTTGGCGTGGAATCGCCGCATCCACCCACAAGCCGCCAGCTACGAAATGCTTGACGTGCGTGAGCTGACCCTGGGCGTGATCGGCCCCTGGTCGCTGGCCGAGCAATCTCAGGATCTGGTGCATCGGGCACGCGGCATTGAGCGCTTTCGCGGCTGGGACAACCAGTTGCGCAACGAGCCGGCATTTCAGATGGCCATGGAACGCAAGTTCAAGCCGTACACGGAGGGTGCGGTCCGCCCTGGATGGGGCAGCGACGTGATCGGCAGTTATGCCCTGCGGGTCGGAAACATCGAAACCGCCGCCAGTACCGGCGTGGAGTTTCGCGCGGGCTGGAACATACCGAACGACTTCGGCAGCTATCCGATCCGCCCTGGCGCGGAGAACCGCCCGCCCTCTGGTGTTGCCGATCTGCGCACGACAACGCCGCAATCGGTCCTGGCGCCCAAACCTGGGGCACATGTCTTCCTGAACCTGGAGGGTAAAGCCGTCGCCTGGGACTTCTCACTCGACGGAAACATGTTCCGGAATAGCCACCATGTCAGCCGGCGGCCTTGGGTCGCGCAAGCAGCTCTCGGCATCAGCAGCCAATGGATCGTTGCTGGACGTGGCGTGCGGCTTGCCGTGATGCGCGTTTGGAGAACCCGCGAGTTCGACCAGCAGGCGGGCTATCACGCATTCGGATCGATCGCGCTGAGCTTGGAATTTTGA
- a CDS encoding cytochrome c, with product MNQPLKPRSFFTVSLSVLLATFATALGAQSVEAAKPMALRTIMERLGRDMQVVTGAISKEDWPLVAELAPRIAKHAEPPMSEKMRILAWLGADAGKFRGLDGQVHDAATAMGEAAQRNDGQAVIAAFSKTQQSCLACHQSYRRSFVEKFYGSR from the coding sequence GTGAACCAGCCCTTGAAACCCAGATCGTTCTTCACAGTCTCGCTGTCCGTACTCTTGGCAACCTTCGCCACGGCACTCGGTGCGCAGTCCGTAGAGGCGGCAAAGCCAATGGCGCTTCGTACCATAATGGAAAGACTCGGGCGCGACATGCAAGTCGTCACGGGCGCGATCTCCAAAGAAGACTGGCCACTGGTCGCCGAGCTAGCACCACGAATTGCCAAGCATGCCGAGCCGCCCATGTCGGAAAAGATGCGCATCCTTGCCTGGCTTGGGGCAGACGCTGGAAAGTTTCGGGGTCTTGATGGACAGGTTCATGACGCCGCGACCGCCATGGGCGAGGCTGCACAGCGGAATGACGGCCAAGCAGTCATCGCGGCTTTCTCCAAAACCCAGCAAAGCTGCCTAGCCTGCCACCAGAGTTACCGTCGCTCGTTCGTGGAAAAGTTCTATGGAAGCCGCTAG